The genomic window CAAGAAACTGTTTTTCTATTCCGGCGCTTATATGATCCCACGACAATGCTTGGTTGTAGTCGGAAAACCTGTTTGCATAAGCAATCGGATCAAGTCCCGAATCCTCCATTGCCGCAATCCACTTATCGTAGTTAAAATATTCGCTCCAGCTATCAAATTTACACCCTGAAATCCATGCCTTGTGAATCACCTCAGAAAGCCTTCGGTCGCCCCTTGAGAATACGGATTCCATAAAGCTCGTATCTGCGTCATGATAATTGAATTGTATTGTTTTTTCCTTCCTGAACATTTTACTTAAATATCTATGCTTCTCCATGAAAACGGATGGATCGTCCTGTCCCTCCCATTGGAAAGGCGTGAAGGCCTTGGGTACAAAATTGGAAACACTGACTGTTATCCTCGGCTTTCTCCTTCTTTTTTCCTTTGGCATTCTGTAGTAGGTCTCCAACACTTTTTTCGCAAGATCATAAATGCCATCAAGGTCCTCTTCCGTCTCAGTCGGGAGTCCTATCATAAAGTATAGTTTAACGGAATCCCATCCCAGATTGAAGGCATTTTCAACAGATTCTATTAGATCCTTTTCCTCTATCCCCTTGTTGATTACATCCCTCAACCTCTGGGTTCCGGCTTCCGGGGCAAAGGTTAGCCCAGTCTTTCTTACGCGCTGTATCCTTTGCAGTATCTCCATGGAAAAACTGTCAAGCCTAAGTGACGGAAGCGATATGCCTACGCGCTCCTTTTCATAGCGGCTGAGCAGTTTTTCAACCAATGATCCCAAATCCGAATAATCGCTTGTGCTTAGGGAAGCCAGTGAAAGCTCATCGTATCCAGTATTTTTTATTATATTGTCAACTATTTCTGAGATTGTATCGATTGATCGCTCCCTGACCGGTCTATAAACCATGCCTGCATGACAGAATCTGCATCCCCTTGTGCAACCCCTAAAAATTTCGATAACAGCTCTGTCATGTACTGCGTCTGCGTAAGGAACAATCTGTTTTGAAGGAAAATACGATTTATCCAAATCAATCACTATGTTCTTTTTTATGATGGTGGGGGCTTCTTTTTCAATAGGATTTATTCCAACAAACATACCGTCTTCATAATCGGCCTCATAAAAAGAGGGAATGTATATTCCAGAAATATCCACTATGCTTTTTAAAAATTCCCTTTTTGCTGTCTTTTCAGTCTTGTGAACCTTGAACCGCTCTATGAATTCGGGCAGTATGTTCTCCGAATCGCCTATGAAAACAACATCTATAAAATCTGCCAACGGTTCGGGATTGAATGCGCATGGCCCTCCAGCTATGATCAATGGATGGGATTCGTCTCTATCTCTTGCGAAAACCGGTAATCCTGACAAATCAAGCATGTTTACTATATTAGAATAACTCATTTCATATTGCAGTGTGAATCCTATGATATCAAGCTTTCCGGCCGGTGTCCGCGACTCCATAGTAAATAACGGCGTTTCAGTTTCCCTCATGATTTTTTCCATATCAGTCCACGGAGAAAAAAGCCGCTCACAGAAAACGTCATCCATGTCGTTAAGCAGAAAATACAATATATGCAAACCCATAAAAGACATTCCTATTTCATATACGTCCGGAAATGCGAAACCGAAACGCACCGTCTCTTCGCTAATCTCCTTGTTTATCGAGTTCACTTCTCCCCCGATATAACGGCTCGGTTTTTCCACCTGTTTCAATAAATAATCTATTTGCATACCAATCCTCCATAATACTTTCTAAAATTTGATTTTCTGCCTTCTAATCGAAATTCCCAACACAA from Peptostreptococcaceae bacterium includes these protein-coding regions:
- a CDS encoding TIGR03960 family B12-binding radical SAM protein translates to MGMQIDYLLKQVEKPSRYIGGEVNSINKEISEETVRFGFAFPDVYEIGMSFMGLHILYFLLNDMDDVFCERLFSPWTDMEKIMRETETPLFTMESRTPAGKLDIIGFTLQYEMSYSNIVNMLDLSGLPVFARDRDESHPLIIAGGPCAFNPEPLADFIDVVFIGDSENILPEFIERFKVHKTEKTAKREFLKSIVDISGIYIPSFYEADYEDGMFVGINPIEKEAPTIIKKNIVIDLDKSYFPSKQIVPYADAVHDRAVIEIFRGCTRGCRFCHAGMVYRPVRERSIDTISEIVDNIIKNTGYDELSLASLSTSDYSDLGSLVEKLLSRYEKERVGISLPSLRLDSFSMEILQRIQRVRKTGLTFAPEAGTQRLRDVINKGIEEKDLIESVENAFNLGWDSVKLYFMIGLPTETEEDLDGIYDLAKKVLETYYRMPKEKRRRKPRITVSVSNFVPKAFTPFQWEGQDDPSVFMEKHRYLSKMFRKEKTIQFNYHDADTSFMESVFSRGDRRLSEVIHKAWISGCKFDSWSEYFNYDKWIAAMEDSGLDPIAYANRFSDYNQALSWDHISAGIEKQFLASENEKAKIGELTEDCRQGCSNCGISKNYRGTCDV